A single genomic interval of Helicoverpa armigera isolate CAAS_96S chromosome 22, ASM3070526v1, whole genome shotgun sequence harbors:
- the LOC126055154 gene encoding uncharacterized protein LOC126055154: MFYNKDVMNSKKFANLWKLAHGLNVSDEELEKGNLTDICEELDSKIKSESNNPHRRLSLRTSAHLLAGSANMYKRKVDQLFEDMNKLNEDLTWRRKRTYNSSSSESTSSSKSVTVPEQMKRANTIIPSFGSLEGSSESVDVPEEMRRATTTEFDTSFSPAKKKKFDKLSKRNTPENITRSKTSTDISSADRGTGEEFQENSEASSSNDIHLSEPENVERPERRRELNVDNIVEESTQMRSPTMIDKGTQTATTLVPGRTSNRTSFSADGFRQNLPFAYIVIHDNIADRVPSKIIISSISYNLNSNH, encoded by the exons ATGTTTTACAATAAAGACGTTATGAACAGTAAAAAGTTTGCTAACTTGTGGAAATTAGCCCACGGGCTCAACGTTTCAGATGAAGAACTCGAAAAAGGAAATCTAACTGATATTTG tGAAGAGCTGGACTCCAAGATAAAGAGTGAATCAAATAATCCTCATAGAAGACTGTCATTGAGAACGTCAGCCCATCTCCTCGCAGGGAGCGCTAATATGTACAAACGTAAAGTTGATCAGTTGTTTGAAG ATATGAACAAACTTAATGAAGATCTCACATGGCGTCGTAAGAGAACATACAATTCga GTAGCTCGGAAAGCACCAGTTCTTCAAAATCGGTAACAGTGCCTGAACAAATGAAACGAGCAAATACCATCATACCAAGTTTTG gCAGCTTGGAAGGTTCTTCAGAATCTGTAGATGTTCCTGAAGAAATGAGACGAGCTACAACTACCGAATTTG aCACCTCATTTTCACCagcaaagaaaaagaaatttGATAAGTTAAGTAAACGTAATACACCAGAAAATATTACTAGGAGCAAAACGTCAACAGATATTTCGTCAGCGGATAGAGGAACCGGTGAAGAATTTCAAGAAAATAGTGAAGCTTCTAGCTCCAATGATATTCATCTTTCGGAACCTGAAAATGTTGAGAGACCTGAAAGGAGACGCGAACTTAATGTTGATAATATCGTG GAAGAATCAACACAAATGCGAAGTCCTACGATGATTGACAAGGGAACTCAAACTGCTACCACATTAGTCCCTGGAAGAACCTCAAATAGAACTAGTTTTTCAGCTGACGGGTTTAGACAAAACCTACCTTTTGCTTACATCGTAATACACGATAATATAGCGGACAGAGTTCCcagtaaaatcattatttcttCAATTAGTTACAATTTGAACTCCAACCATTAA